A section of the Triticum dicoccoides isolate Atlit2015 ecotype Zavitan chromosome 7A, WEW_v2.0, whole genome shotgun sequence genome encodes:
- the LOC119330229 gene encoding 60S ribosomal protein L2, mitochondrial-like isoform X2 codes for MQKFKTLAKALTGKTVTAGRNSSGRITSFHRGGGSKRSLRDIDLKRNTCSVGIVERIEYDPNRSSRIALLRWIEGVPQKDPAYKAERAPVNYIIASHQMEPGSMVVNSDSSKPSTTGSLMRPAHNADSFLRFQELFRKASQGEEGTDDQVKDAAVPTAAPLMPADLLDLNSKVGNCMPLSDIRMGTWVHSIELRHGQGAKLVRAAGAYAKVVKESATQCLVRLPSGVEKLIDSRCRATIGIVSNPTHGARKLRKAGHSRWLGRRPVVRGVAMNPVDHPHGGGEGRTKGGRPSVSPWGKPTKAGYRTVPKKPKAQLSRD; via the coding sequence ATGCAGAAGTTCAAGACCTTGGCCAAGGCCTTGACCGGCAAGACCGTCACCGCCGGGAGGAACTCTTCCGGGCGAATCACTTCTTTTCATCGAGGGGGTGGATCCAAGCGATCTCTTAGGGACATTGACCTCAAAAGGAACACTTGTTCTGTTGGCATTGTGGAAAGGATTGAGTATGACCCTAATCGTTCTTCTCGGATCGCTCTTCTCCGATGGATTGAAGGGGTACCTCAGAAGGATCCAGCATACAAGGCCGAGCGTGCACCTGTCAATTACATAATAGCCAGCCATCAAATGGAACCGGGCAGCATGGTGGTGAATAGCGATTCCTCCAAACCCTCCACGACCGGCTCCTTGATGCGACCTGCCCACAATGCTGATTCCTTCCTGCGGTTCCAAGAGCTGTTCCGCAAGGCCAGCCAAGGCGAAGAGGGCACTGATGATCAAGTGAAGGATGCGGCGGTTCCTACAGCAGCACCGCTCATGCCAGCCGATCTACTGGACCTCAATTCCAAGGTGGGAAACTGCATGCCGTTGTCTGACATCCGTATGGGAACATGGGTGCACAGCATCGAACTGCGTCACGGCCAGGGGGCGAAGCTCGTCCGAGCCGCTGGAGCCTACGCCAAGGTGGTCAAGGAGTCAGCCACGCAGTGCCTTGTGCGTCTGCCGTCGGGCGTCGAGAAGCTGATAGACTCCCGCTGCCGGGCCACCATCGGCATCGTCTCCAACCCCACCCATGGCGCGCGGAAGCTGAGGAAGGCGGGGCACAGCCGGTGGCTGGGCAGGCGCCCGGTCGTCCGTGGTGTCGCGATGAACCCGGTGGACCATCCCCATGGAGGAGGCGAGGGGCGCACCAAGGGCGGCAGGCCCTCGGTGTCGCCCTGGGGGAAGCCCACCAAGGCTGGGTATCGGACCGTgccgaagaagccaaaggctcagcTGTCCCGTGATTGA
- the LOC119330229 gene encoding 60S ribosomal protein L2, mitochondrial-like isoform X1: MMQKFKTLAKALTGKTVTAGRNSSGRITSFHRGGGSKRSLRDIDLKRNTCSVGIVERIEYDPNRSSRIALLRWIEGVPQKDPAYKAERAPVNYIIASHQMEPGSMVVNSDSSKPSTTGSLMRPAHNADSFLRFQELFRKASQGEEGTDDQVKDAAVPTAAPLMPADLLDLNSKVGNCMPLSDIRMGTWVHSIELRHGQGAKLVRAAGAYAKVVKESATQCLVRLPSGVEKLIDSRCRATIGIVSNPTHGARKLRKAGHSRWLGRRPVVRGVAMNPVDHPHGGGEGRTKGGRPSVSPWGKPTKAGYRTVPKKPKAQLSRD, translated from the exons ATG ATGCAGAAGTTCAAGACCTTGGCCAAGGCCTTGACCGGCAAGACCGTCACCGCCGGGAGGAACTCTTCCGGGCGAATCACTTCTTTTCATCGAGGGGGTGGATCCAAGCGATCTCTTAGGGACATTGACCTCAAAAGGAACACTTGTTCTGTTGGCATTGTGGAAAGGATTGAGTATGACCCTAATCGTTCTTCTCGGATCGCTCTTCTCCGATGGATTGAAGGGGTACCTCAGAAGGATCCAGCATACAAGGCCGAGCGTGCACCTGTCAATTACATAATAGCCAGCCATCAAATGGAACCGGGCAGCATGGTGGTGAATAGCGATTCCTCCAAACCCTCCACGACCGGCTCCTTGATGCGACCTGCCCACAATGCTGATTCCTTCCTGCGGTTCCAAGAGCTGTTCCGCAAGGCCAGCCAAGGCGAAGAGGGCACTGATGATCAAGTGAAGGATGCGGCGGTTCCTACAGCAGCACCGCTCATGCCAGCCGATCTACTGGACCTCAATTCCAAGGTGGGAAACTGCATGCCGTTGTCTGACATCCGTATGGGAACATGGGTGCACAGCATCGAACTGCGTCACGGCCAGGGGGCGAAGCTCGTCCGAGCCGCTGGAGCCTACGCCAAGGTGGTCAAGGAGTCAGCCACGCAGTGCCTTGTGCGTCTGCCGTCGGGCGTCGAGAAGCTGATAGACTCCCGCTGCCGGGCCACCATCGGCATCGTCTCCAACCCCACCCATGGCGCGCGGAAGCTGAGGAAGGCGGGGCACAGCCGGTGGCTGGGCAGGCGCCCGGTCGTCCGTGGTGTCGCGATGAACCCGGTGGACCATCCCCATGGAGGAGGCGAGGGGCGCACCAAGGGCGGCAGGCCCTCGGTGTCGCCCTGGGGGAAGCCCACCAAGGCTGGGTATCGGACCGTgccgaagaagccaaaggctcagcTGTCCCGTGATTGA